A stretch of the Deinococcus aquaedulcis genome encodes the following:
- the xdhB gene encoding xanthine dehydrogenase molybdopterin binding subunit → MSSDPALPTPPTSGPVGAPLPHESAAAHVTGQALYTDDLGVRLAGLLHAWPVQAPHAHARVVALDPAPALAVPGVARVLTAADVPGVNDAGVKGDEPLFPSEVMYHGHAVCWVLGDSEEAARQGAAAVAVTYEPLPSIITLGEAIAAGSFQGAQSTLRRGDVAVGFAQAAHLFEGEFELGGQEHFYLETHAALAHVDEAGQVFVQSSTQHPSETQEITAHVLGLPSHTVTVQCLRMGGGFGGKEMQPHGYAAIAALGATLTGRPVRLRLNRTQDLTLTGKRHPFHARWKAGFDDQGRFTALQVTLTSDGGWSLDLSEPVMARALCHLDNAYYIPHIEAHGRIARTHKTSQTAFRGFGGPQGMLVTEDLLGRVAPLLGLSPHELRARNFYPPGQSTPYGQAVRHAERLETVWNTLLGTSDFQGRLAQVAAFNAAHPHRKRGLAITPVKFGISFNFTAYNQAGALVHVYRDGSVLVNHGGTEMGQGLHTKMLQVAASALGVPYSSVRLAPTRTDKVPNTSATAASSGADLNGGAVKDACDQIRARLAEVAAGQLGVHPDDVCFEAGQVFPLGHPERGLPFAELVQAAYFRRTPLWAAGFYRTPGLHWDREAMQGEPFKYFSYGASVSEVEVCGFTGAYSVRRADLLHDVGQSLSPLIDLGQVEGGYLQGVGWLTLEELRWDESEGPGRGRLLTNSASTYKLPSFSELPAEFNVALLENAAENGVIYGSKAVGEPPLMLAISVREALRAACAAFGPPDQPTLLASPATPEAIYWALTRARQFHPETLPHD, encoded by the coding sequence ATGTCCTCTGACCCTGCCCTGCCCACCCCCCCCACGTCCGGCCCCGTCGGGGCCCCCCTGCCCCACGAAAGCGCCGCCGCCCACGTCACCGGGCAGGCGCTGTACACCGATGACCTGGGCGTTCGGCTGGCTGGGCTGCTGCACGCGTGGCCGGTGCAGGCGCCCCACGCCCACGCCCGGGTGGTGGCCTTGGACCCCGCCCCCGCCCTGGCCGTGCCCGGGGTGGCCCGTGTGCTCACCGCTGCCGACGTGCCCGGCGTGAACGACGCGGGCGTGAAGGGCGACGAGCCTCTGTTTCCATCTGAAGTTATGTACCACGGCCACGCCGTCTGCTGGGTGCTGGGCGACTCTGAAGAGGCGGCCCGCCAGGGTGCGGCGGCGGTGGCGGTCACCTACGAGCCGCTGCCGTCCATCATCACCCTGGGGGAAGCCATTGCCGCTGGCTCGTTCCAGGGCGCCCAGTCCACCCTGCGCCGGGGCGACGTGGCGGTGGGGTTTGCCCAGGCGGCCCACCTCTTTGAAGGTGAATTCGAGCTGGGCGGCCAGGAACACTTTTACCTGGAAACCCACGCGGCCCTGGCCCATGTGGACGAGGCCGGGCAGGTGTTCGTGCAGTCCAGCACCCAGCACCCCAGCGAAACCCAGGAGATCACCGCGCATGTGCTGGGGCTGCCCTCGCACACGGTGACCGTGCAGTGCCTGCGCATGGGCGGCGGCTTTGGCGGCAAGGAGATGCAGCCCCACGGCTACGCAGCCATCGCCGCGCTGGGCGCCACCCTGACCGGGCGCCCGGTGCGGCTGCGCCTGAACCGCACCCAGGACCTCACGCTGACGGGCAAGCGCCACCCCTTCCACGCACGCTGGAAAGCGGGATTTGACGACCAGGGCCGCTTCACCGCCCTGCAGGTCACCCTGACCAGCGACGGCGGCTGGAGCCTGGACCTGTCCGAGCCGGTCATGGCGCGCGCCCTGTGTCACCTCGACAACGCCTATTACATTCCCCATATCGAGGCGCACGGCCGCATTGCCCGAACGCATAAGACCTCGCAAACGGCCTTCCGGGGCTTCGGGGGCCCTCAGGGGATGCTGGTCACCGAAGACCTCCTGGGCCGCGTCGCGCCGCTGCTTGGCCTCTCGCCCCACGAATTGCGCGCGCGCAACTTCTACCCGCCCGGCCAGAGCACCCCCTACGGCCAGGCCGTGCGCCACGCCGAGCGCCTGGAGACGGTGTGGAACACCCTACTGGGCACCAGCGACTTTCAGGGTCGGCTGGCCCAGGTCGCGGCCTTTAACGCCGCGCACCCGCACCGCAAGCGCGGGCTGGCGATCACGCCGGTCAAGTTCGGCATTTCCTTCAACTTCACCGCCTACAACCAGGCGGGTGCGCTGGTGCACGTGTACCGCGACGGCAGCGTGCTGGTCAACCACGGCGGCACCGAAATGGGCCAGGGTCTGCACACCAAGATGCTGCAGGTGGCGGCGTCGGCATTGGGCGTGCCGTATTCAAGCGTGCGCCTGGCGCCCACCCGCACCGACAAGGTGCCCAACACCAGCGCCACTGCCGCCAGTTCCGGCGCTGACCTGAACGGCGGGGCCGTGAAAGACGCCTGCGACCAGATCCGCGCCCGGCTGGCCGAGGTGGCGGCCGGCCAGCTGGGTGTGCACCCGGACGACGTGTGCTTTGAGGCCGGGCAGGTCTTCCCCCTGGGCCACCCGGAGCGCGGTCTGCCCTTTGCCGAATTGGTGCAGGCGGCCTACTTCCGCCGCACCCCGCTGTGGGCCGCCGGCTTTTACCGTACCCCGGGCCTGCACTGGGACCGCGAGGCCATGCAGGGCGAGCCGTTCAAATACTTTTCCTACGGCGCGTCCGTCTCGGAAGTGGAGGTCTGCGGCTTTACCGGGGCCTACAGCGTGCGCCGGGCCGACCTGCTGCACGACGTGGGCCAGAGCCTCTCGCCGCTGATTGACCTGGGGCAGGTGGAGGGCGGTTACCTGCAGGGCGTGGGCTGGCTGACCCTCGAAGAGCTGCGCTGGGATGAATCGGAGGGCCCGGGGCGGGGGCGGCTGCTGACCAACTCGGCCAGCACCTACAAGCTGCCCAGCTTCAGCGAGTTGCCCGCCGAATTCAATGTGGCCCTGCTGGAAAACGCGGCGGAAAACGGCGTGATCTACGGCTCCAAGGCCGTGGGCGAGCCGCCCCTGATGCTGGCGATCTCGGTGCGCGAGGCGCTGCGGGCCGCCTGCGCGGCCTTTGGCCCGCCGGACCAGCCCACCCTGCTGGCCAGCCCCGCCACCCCCGAAGCCATCTACTGGGCCCTAACCCGCGCCCGCCAGTTCCACCCGGAGACCCTGCCCCATGACTGA
- a CDS encoding xanthine dehydrogenase small subunit produces MTVTVTVNGVPTPLGGGAHTTLLSALRARGLTGCKEGCAEGECGACAVLVARPEGTGTRWESVNACLALLPALDGGEVVTAEGLGTPGALHPAQHELAVRGGSQCGYCTPGFVCSMAAEYYRPGRAPGEHGAPGGFDLHALSGNLCRCTGYRPIADAAHALGTPAPDDPLLARTGQPAPAPRATALQAPDGAFHRPASLPEAMALLAAHPGAKVLAGGTDWGVEVNLRHARAPLTVAVDALPELRVFEDTPEHLLLGAGLTLSDLERRLGGRVPLLSAWFPQFASRLIRNSATLGGNLGTASPIGDSPPVLLALEATVVLVGPGGTREVPLADFFTGYRQTVRRPDELIQAVRVPRPLSPLVAFHKIAKRRFDDISSVAVGHALQVEGGVVTRARIGLGGVAATPLRAAAAEALLEGQPWTADTVRRAARALGQSGTPLSDHRASAAYRAAMLEQSLLKFFVEQGGTL; encoded by the coding sequence ATGACAGTCACGGTCACGGTGAACGGGGTTCCCACCCCCCTGGGCGGCGGCGCACACACCACGCTGCTCTCGGCCCTGCGCGCCCGGGGGCTGACCGGGTGCAAGGAGGGCTGCGCCGAGGGCGAATGCGGCGCCTGCGCGGTGCTGGTGGCCCGCCCCGAGGGAACTGGCACCCGCTGGGAGAGCGTGAACGCCTGCCTCGCCCTGTTGCCGGCCCTGGATGGGGGAGAGGTGGTCACCGCCGAGGGCCTGGGCACGCCGGGGGCCCTGCACCCTGCCCAGCATGAACTGGCGGTGCGCGGCGGCTCGCAGTGCGGGTACTGCACCCCCGGCTTCGTGTGCAGCATGGCGGCCGAGTACTACCGCCCGGGGCGCGCACCCGGTGAGCACGGGGCGCCGGGCGGCTTTGACCTGCACGCCCTGAGCGGCAACCTGTGCCGCTGCACCGGCTACCGCCCCATTGCCGACGCCGCGCACGCGCTGGGCACCCCCGCGCCGGATGATCCCCTGCTGGCCCGGACCGGGCAGCCAGCCCCGGCCCCCCGCGCCACCGCCCTGCAGGCCCCCGACGGCGCCTTTCACCGTCCCGCCAGCCTGCCCGAGGCCATGGCCCTGCTGGCTGCCCACCCCGGCGCGAAGGTGCTGGCCGGCGGCACCGACTGGGGCGTGGAGGTCAACCTGCGCCACGCCCGCGCGCCGCTCACAGTGGCGGTGGACGCCCTGCCCGAATTGCGGGTGTTCGAGGACACACCCGAGCACCTGCTGCTGGGCGCTGGGCTCACCCTCAGCGACCTGGAGCGGCGCCTGGGCGGGCGCGTGCCGCTGCTCTCGGCCTGGTTTCCGCAGTTTGCCTCGCGCCTCATCCGCAACTCCGCCACGCTGGGGGGCAACCTGGGGACCGCCTCGCCCATTGGAGACAGCCCGCCCGTGCTGCTGGCCCTGGAGGCGACTGTGGTGCTGGTGGGCCCCGGGGGCACGCGCGAGGTGCCGCTGGCCGACTTCTTCACCGGCTACCGCCAGACGGTGCGCCGCCCGGACGAGCTGATTCAGGCGGTACGGGTTCCCAGGCCGCTCTCGCCCCTGGTGGCCTTTCACAAAATTGCCAAGCGCCGGTTTGACGATATTTCCAGCGTCGCGGTGGGCCACGCGCTGCAGGTGGAAGGCGGCGTGGTGACCCGCGCCCGCATAGGCCTGGGCGGCGTGGCCGCCACGCCGCTGCGCGCTGCCGCCGCCGAGGCCCTTCTGGAAGGCCAGCCCTGGACCGCCGACACCGTACGCCGCGCCGCCCGCGCCCTGGGCCAGAGCGGCACGCCGCTGAGCGACCACCGCGCCAGCGCCGCCTACCGCGCTGCCATGCTGGAGCAGAGCCTTCTGAAGTTCTTCGTGGAGCAGGGGGGCACGCTGTGA
- a CDS encoding outer membrane protein assembly factor BamB family protein, with the protein MKSQPMWSYRAHWAVHVLERVEHKLIVPVRRTSLAALDLVTGEELWRTRRQEVVSWDIATTTTHAFVRGRQSLTALLLSTGEVVWQIAVPPFSGWIHAVQDTVMIGGWRGYSPIQAYDTKDGCVVWTHPLHGAPIRTGIYAPLKAAFYISANGKITFLRLTDGQVGHELEFSDLDIKQRVDFIPKGALGRRGASLLVRGANTRIYRIMGSEIAVECHTLGQQPVTQVLEDQRGELFFFDDRGSLCVYDFGDGVTSTVGWPAHNAAWSSPVTRTHDGSVVVGTSFGQLLRFRPGGQVPGQQTVGRRILTKLHVLGDLVVFGTQSGEVVAWRWEDLR; encoded by the coding sequence GTGAAGTCCCAACCCATGTGGTCATACCGCGCTCACTGGGCAGTGCATGTCTTGGAGCGCGTTGAGCACAAGTTGATCGTGCCGGTTCGTCGAACTTCACTGGCTGCTCTTGATCTCGTGACGGGCGAAGAATTATGGCGAACCCGGCGGCAGGAGGTCGTCTCATGGGACATCGCCACAACGACAACACACGCGTTCGTTCGTGGTCGCCAATCGCTCACAGCGCTGTTGCTCTCGACAGGTGAAGTGGTTTGGCAGATAGCCGTACCACCGTTTTCCGGCTGGATTCATGCGGTTCAGGACACCGTGATGATCGGAGGCTGGCGGGGGTATTCCCCGATCCAGGCTTACGACACGAAGGATGGATGCGTCGTGTGGACGCATCCGCTTCACGGTGCGCCCATTCGAACTGGAATTTACGCTCCTCTTAAAGCCGCTTTTTATATCAGTGCCAATGGCAAAATCACCTTTCTACGGCTCACCGATGGGCAGGTCGGGCATGAACTGGAGTTCTCAGATCTGGATATAAAACAGCGTGTTGATTTCATCCCGAAGGGTGCGCTTGGAAGGCGAGGGGCATCACTCCTCGTACGGGGAGCAAACACTCGTATCTACCGCATCATGGGCTCAGAAATCGCGGTCGAATGCCATACCTTAGGGCAGCAACCAGTCACCCAGGTGCTTGAGGATCAAAGAGGAGAACTGTTCTTTTTCGATGATAGAGGCAGCCTTTGCGTCTATGATTTCGGTGATGGCGTGACCAGCACTGTGGGCTGGCCTGCTCATAATGCTGCTTGGTCTTCCCCTGTCACACGTACTCATGACGGATCGGTGGTTGTAGGTACGTCGTTCGGCCAATTGCTTCGATTTAGACCAGGGGGACAGGTCCCTGGGCAGCAGACAGTAGGCAGGCGCATCCTCACGAAATTGCACGTGCTTGGCGACCTTGTTGTGTTTGGGACACAGAGTGGCGAGGTCGTGGCCTGGCGTTGGGAAGACCTCCGGTAA